In Fusarium poae strain DAOMC 252244 chromosome Unknown contig_1, whole genome shotgun sequence, the following are encoded in one genomic region:
- a CDS encoding uncharacterized protein (TransMembrane:2 (i142-161o181-199i)), translated as MASQIPAFKYSFHPAFGQRWLHQLADEILLYGNASSPVVPDVYRYVQPIKPNGGETLSRNDRVHRDYATLMEDCRTTGAGYFALMEDDVIAARHWASRLLDGLTYLERIDTTGKWLYLRLFYSETYLGWNSEEWPKYLVRSLCFYATVLCLYIVVVIAVDIRRRSNISYFMAHSHDVLHLTFWVICFTTLYFLAGRLTVDPYKEGIREMPNYGCCAQGLVIPKHHLLDLENALHGAPNQIAGDSLIEKFADDRALKKYAIVPSLLQHVGIKGSSDAQGNKKTTWNFNFEKTVI; from the exons ATGGCCAGCCAAATTCCTGCATTCAAGTACTCTTT TCATCCAGCATTTGGTCAAAGGTGGCTTCATCAACTAGCTGATGAGATTCTCTTGTATGGCAATGCTTCATCTCCGGTAGTGCCCGATGTATATCGCTACGTGCAACCCATCAAGCCGAACGGGGGTGAGACGCTATCGAGAAACGACCGTGTACACCGTGATTACGCGACCCTGATGGAAGATTGCCGTACAACAGGAGCAGGGTACTTCGCCCTTATGGAAGACGATGTCATCGCTGCTCGTCACTGGGCCAGTCGGCTACTAGACGGCTTGACATACCTTGAACGGATTGATACCACGGGAAAGTGGCTTTACCTCCGACTCTTCTACTCAGAAACATACCTGGGCTGGAACTCAGAAGAATGGCCCAAATATCTTGTCCGTTCGTTATGTTTCTACGCTACAGTACTCTGCCTATACATTGTTGTCGTTATTGCAGTGGACATACGTAGAAGGTCTAATATCTCCTATTTTATGGCTCATAGCCATGATGTACTACACCTGACCTTCTGGGTAATTTGTTTTACGACACTCTACTTCCTGGCTGGTAGACTAACTGTCGATCCATACAAAGAGGGCATCCGGGAAATGCCCAACTATGGCTGCTGTGCACAAGGTCTTGTAATACCAAAgcatcatctccttgattTGGAAAATGCACTACATGGAGCTCCGAACCAAATTGCAGGTGACTCTCTTATCGAGAAGTTCGCCGATGACCGGGCCTTGAAGAAGTATGCTATCGTGCCAAGTCTCTTGCAGCACGTGGGCATCAAGGGTTCTTCGGATGCTCAAGGGAACAAGAAGACGACATGGAATTTCAATTTTGAGAAGACAGTTATATAA
- a CDS encoding uncharacterized protein (TransMembrane:12 (i76-95o115-134i146-172o178-200i212-232o238-263i311-330o350-369i390-410o422-443i450-472o478-504i)), with translation MIARYFRTTALGTIVRLVTRNRFLALKSYKDQYPKEASNGSSHCNLQVEDDFILVGWKSDDDPENPHNWSTVRKTAVAALICLYTFTVYCGSSIYVPSVGQVMEEFNVTETSASLGLALYVLGYGFGPLLFSPLSEIPYIGRNPIYIITFAIFNVLCIGAALTESFAGFLIIRFLQGFFGSPCLATGAASLTDMFSVIYIPYSLAAWSGAMYCGPALGPLFSGFSVVVKGWRWSMWELLWLSCFVIVLLVVFLPETSTPTLLYHRSKLLREETGSDKYNDATSIALRAVTPRDAIKAALIKPFEISLKDPSIAFVNIYTSFTYGIYYSFFEVFSLVYPRIYGMNLGETSAVFVCVLIACIIGIVWYLSWYRICIEKRFKALGSYDAPETFLRPGLLGVFGAPIGMFLFGWGARESIPWEVPTLGIVIYCGFSFVVGSGIFIYLPLGYPHYAASLFAANDALRSSFAAAAILFGRPLYLNLGIGKGCSLLGGLSILGIVGFWYLFRYGDQLRKRSNFTIQR, from the exons ATGATAGCGCGTTATTTCCGGACCACGGCCCTAGGTACGATTGTCAGGCTAGTAACAAGGAACCGATTCCTAGCATTGAAAAGCTACAAAGATCAGTATCCCAAGGAGGCAAGCAACGGGTCATCACACTGTAACCTCCAGGTAGAGGATGATTTTATACTTGTTGGATG GAAATCAGACGATGATCCTGAGAATCCCCATAATTGGTCTACAGTGAGGAAGACGGCGGTGGCCGCCCTGATCTG CTTGTACACTTTTACCGTCTATTGCGGGTCGTCGATTTACGTTCCAAGCGTCGG ACAGGTCATGGAAGAATTCAACGTCACAGAAACATCCGCGTCGCTAGGTCTCGCCCTTTATGTTCTCGGAT ATGGATTTGGGCCGCTACTTTTCTCTCCGCTTAGCGAAATCCCCTACATCGGACGTAACCCGATCTACATTATTACGTTCGCTATCTTCAATGTCCTTTGCATCGGAGCGGCATTGACAGAGAGCTTCGCTGGATTCCTCATCATTCGTTTCTTGCAAGGATTCTTCGGAAGCCCGTGCCTCGCCACTGGTGCTGCGAGCCTTACGGACATG TTTTCCGTCATCTACATCCCATACAGTCTAGCGGCATGGTCAGGCGCTATGTACTGTGGCCCAGCACTTGGCCCATTGTTTTCAGGCTTCTCAGTTGTTGTCAAAGG ATGGAGGTGGTCCATGTGGGAACTGCTATGGCTCTCATGCTTTGTTatcgtcctcctcgtcgtcttcttACCCGAGACATCTACACCGACGTTGCTGTACCACAGGTCCAAACTGCTGCGAGAGGAAACAGGGTCAGACAAATACAATGATGCGACGTCCATTGCGTTGAGGGCGGTGACCCCCAGAGATGCCATAAAAGCGGCGCTGATTAAGCCATTCGAAATTTCTCTCAAGGATCCTTCAATCGCATTTGTCAACATTTAC ACATCATTTACTTACGGGATATACTATTCATTCTTCGAGGTTTTCTCACTTGTTTATCCCAGGATCTATGGGATGAATCTTGGAGAAACGAGTGCCGTCTTTGTGTGCGTTCTAATCGCGTGTATTATTGGTATAGTATGGTACCTGTCTTGGTATCGTATATGCATCGAGAAGCGTTTCAAAGCACTGGGTTCCTATGATGCCCCCGAGACCTTCTTACGTCCTGGACTACTTGGCGTCTTTGGTGCGCCAATTGGCATGTTCCTGTTTGGCTGGGGCGCAAGAGAGTCAATTCCCTGGGAAGTGCCAACGCTTGGTATTGTTATTTACTGCGGATTCTCGTTTGTGGTGGGCTCTGGCATCTTTATTTATCTTCCATTGGGTTATCCCCATTACGCGGCTAGTCTTTTTGCCGCCAATGATGCCTTGAGGAGTTCGTTTGCTGCAGCTGCCATTCTATTCGGTAGGCCTCTCTACCTGAATCTAGGAATTGGAAAAGGCTGCAGTCTATTAGGCGGCTTGAGCATACTTGGTATTGTTGGATTCTGGTATCTCTTCCGCTATGGAGATCAATTGCGAAAGCGAAGCAATTTCACGATTCAACGATAG
- a CDS encoding uncharacterized protein (TransMembrane:1 (o91-108i)), producing MFSRTNNSKPQEAEESPEDDAVSSLTTPKARPTSSGTMLDLATTRKAASKQYAQAAKAEEAYRIKKKATLARANYNETKEHFREAFSHFKLAFRGLFSVIANFTYLISEKRQMRKQTAEKKARERNLERKKKLEEQLAKAEAEAGDSKEEDKDKDDEE from the coding sequence ATGTTTTCAAGAACCAACAACTCCAAGCCTCAAGAGGCAGAAGAATCGCCTGAAGATGATGCGGTGTCATCATTAACAACTCCCAAAGCTCGTCCAACTTCATCTGGTACCATGCTGGATTTAGCGACGACTCGAAAGGCGGCTTCAAAGCAATATGCTCAAGCTGCAAAGGCCGAAGAAGCATATCGCATCAAGAAAAAAGCGACTCTGGCTCGAGCAAACTATAACGAGACCAAAGAACATTTCCGCGAAGCCTTCTCTCACTTCAAGCTTGCTTTCAGGGGACTATTTTCGGTCATTGCAAACTTTACCTATTTGATCAGCGAGAAACGTCAGATGAGGAAACAAACAGCAGAGAAGAAGGCACGCGAAAGGAACTTAGAgcgaaagaagaagcttgaggAGCAGCTGGCAAAGGCAGAGGCGGAAGCGGGTGATAGCAAAGAGGAGGATAAAGACAAGGACGATGAGGAGTAA